Proteins from a single region of ANME-2 cluster archaeon:
- a CDS encoding dihydroorotate dehydrogenase electron transfer subunit: MRPVNVIITEIIRETPTIITLRTDIEPDAAPGQFVMVWVRGLDEIPMALSHPGSITVQSVGKATEALSRLEVGDSIGIRGPFGNGFEVKEKGDREEKEGDGEEDGAGKGNKIMIIAGGVGGAPLLPLALQAHSRDLDVTTLIGARTADELLFEEHFLKCGAISIATDDGSKGHHGFITGAMELFNLAGFDQFYICGPELMMKSVLDILRAAGLEAMAQLSLHRYFKCGIGVCGACTIDPSGLRVCRDGPVLSGDLLIKSELGKYHRDATGKKIMF; encoded by the coding sequence GTGAGACCTGTAAATGTGATAATAACAGAGATTATCAGGGAGACCCCTACCATAATTACTCTCAGGACCGATATTGAACCGGATGCTGCACCCGGCCAGTTCGTAATGGTATGGGTTCGGGGCCTGGATGAAATCCCGATGGCCCTGTCACACCCGGGTAGCATCACTGTGCAGAGTGTGGGCAAGGCTACTGAGGCACTGTCACGGCTGGAAGTGGGCGATAGTATTGGCATCAGGGGGCCGTTCGGGAATGGATTTGAAGTGAAAGAAAAAGGGGACAGAGAAGAAAAAGAAGGTGACGGAGAAGAGGATGGGGCTGGGAAAGGTAATAAGATAATGATCATTGCAGGCGGTGTGGGTGGTGCACCCTTGCTGCCACTGGCGCTGCAAGCCCATTCAAGAGACCTGGATGTTACTACCCTGATAGGAGCCAGGACAGCGGATGAACTGCTTTTTGAGGAGCATTTCTTAAAATGCGGTGCGATCAGTATAGCTACTGACGATGGAAGTAAAGGTCATCACGGGTTTATAACAGGAGCAATGGAGCTGTTCAACCTGGCCGGGTTTGACCAGTTCTATATCTGCGGTCCGGAGTTGATGATGAAAAGCGTGCTGGATATTCTCCGGGCAGCAGGGCTTGAGGCAATGGCACAATTAAGTCTTCACAGGTATTTCAAGTGTGGTATCGGTGTATGCGGCGCATGTACCATTGATCCATCAGGTCTGAGGGTATGCAGGGACGGCCCGGTGTTAAGTGGTGATCTGCTCATTAAAAGTGAATTGGGAAAGTACCACAGGGATGCCACAGGAAAGAAGATAATGTTTTAA